The following proteins come from a genomic window of Malus sylvestris chromosome 4, drMalSylv7.2, whole genome shotgun sequence:
- the LOC126620010 gene encoding probable glycosyltransferase At5g03795, producing MKNLLESLAVILMKEFFRLFAGHKIGWKKIFFIGAIMTAVCVMLQMFILADPLDLWFLSLPVEMPSDKLLNNSLRLNKTSTEAKIKRLQIFPRAPIVSPQPSIELNLSVAIQPAALSVPPQRKSPSRRRRKNARGDNIAKVTPPPPPPPYPKVPHRLQKFIWSLTPNEALVYAKKEIEYAPALTEDDPDLYAPIFRNVSVFKRSYELMELILKVYIYRDGERPIFHRPHLRGIYASEGWFMKLMEENRQFVTRDPEKAHLFYLPYSMRQLAMSLYVPNSHNLKPLSVFLREYANIIASKYPFWNRTHGSDHFLVACHDWGPYTLTAHEELTKNTIKALCNADTSEGIFVAGKDVSLPETTIRTPRKPLRNVGGLRVSQRPLLAFFAGNMHGRVRPTLLKYWRDKHDDMKIYGPLPLRVSRKMSYIQHMKSSKFCICPMGYEVNSPRIIESLYYECVPVIIADNFPPPLSDVIDWSTFSVIVAEKDIPKLREILMAIPMRRYLTMQINVKMVQKHFLWNPRPIRYDLFHMILHSIWISRLSQIQIPES from the exons ATGAAAAATTTACTTGAGAGCCTTGCTGTGATCCTGATGAAAGAATTTTTCCGGCTCTTTGCCGGGCATAAAATTGGCTGGAAAAAGATATTTTTTATTGGGGCCATTATGACAGCGGTATGTGTCATGCTGCAAATGTTTATACTTGCTGACCCACTGGACTTGTGGTTCCTCTCTCTGCCCGTTGAGATGCCATCAGATAAACTCTTGAACAATAGCCTGCGCTTGAACAAGACCTCTACTGAGGCAAAGATCAAGCGGTTGCAAATCTTTCCTCGTGCTCCCATTGTTTCACCACAACCTTCTATTGAGTTGAATCTTTCAGTGGCAATTCAGCCAGCTGCTCTCTCAGTTCCTCCGCAGAGAAAATCTCCATctagaaggagaagaaaaaacgCCAGGGGAGATAACATTGCAAAGGTcacacctcctcctcctccccctccATATCCAAAGGTGCCTCATCGTTTGCAG AAATTCATTTGGTCATTGACACCAAATGAGGCACTTGTGTATGCAAAGAAAGAGATTGAGTATGCCCCAGCACTCACTGAAGATGATCCTGATCTATATGCCCCTATATTTCGGAACGTTTCAGTTTTCAAAAG GAGCTATGAGTTGATGGAACTGATACTTAAAGTTTACATATACCGTGATGGAGAAAGGCCCATTTTTCACAGACCTCATCTCAGAGGAATTTATGCTTCTGAAGGATGGTTCATGAAGCTGATGGAGGAAAACAGGCAGTTTGTCACAAGGGATCCAGAAAAGGCTCACTTATTTTATCTTCCTTACAGTATGCGGCAACTGGCGATGTCACTTTATGTTCCCAATTCACATAATTTGAAACCACTCTCAGTTTTCCTGAGAGAGTATGCAAACATTATTGCTTCAAAGTATCCTTTTTGGAATCGCACACATGGGTCAGATCATTTCCTTGTTGCTTGCCATGACTGG GGCCCGTACACATTGACTGCTCATGAAGAACTAACCAAAAATACTATAAAAGCTCTATGCAATGCTGACACCTCTGAAGGAATCTTTGTGGCTGGGAAGGATGTTTCACTGCCAGAAACAACTATCCGGACCCCCAGAAAGCCTCTCAGAAATGTTGGTGGGTTAAGAGTATCCCAGCGCCCACTTCTGGCCTTCTTTGCAGGAAACATGCATGGAAGAGTCCGCCCGACTCTTCTCAAGTACTGGCGGGACAAACATGATGACATGAAAATCTATGGGCCTCTGCCTCTTCGAGTCTCGCGAAAGATGTCATATATCCAGCATATGAAATCGAGCAAATTTTGTATTTGCCCTATGGGATATGAAGTGAACAGCCCTAGGATCATTGAGTCCCTCTACTATGAGTGTGTCCCAGTGATTATTGCAGATAATTTCCCCCCTCCCTTGAGTGATGTGATAGATTGGAGTACATTTTCTGTTATCGTGGCCGAGAAGGATATTCCCAAGTTAAGAGAAATTTTAATGGCTATTCCTATGAGAAGATATCTTACTATGCAAATTAATGTGAAAATGGTGCAGAAGCATTTTCTTTGGAACCCGAGACCAATCAGATATGATTTGTTCCATATGATTCTGCATTCGATTTGGATTAGCAGGTTGAGTCAGATTCAAATCCCGGAATCCTAG